From Athene noctua chromosome 19, bAthNoc1.hap1.1, whole genome shotgun sequence, one genomic window encodes:
- the BUD23 gene encoding 18S rRNA (guanine-N(7))-methyltransferase, protein MAGSGRRPEHRGPPELFYDEAEARKYTQNSRVVGVQSQMSERAVELLGLPGDQPCLLLDVGCGSGLSGDHISGEGHCWIGVDISPAMLDVALEREVEGDLLLADMGHGVPFRPGMFDGCISISAVQWLCNADKKSHSPPKRLYRFFSTLYTALARGSRAVLQLYPENSEQLELITTQAMRAGFTGGMVVDYPNSAKAKKFFLCLFVGTSGTLPKGLGTECAEGEDMRQAKFTNERTRFRNVKGKSVKKSRDWILEKKERRRRQGKEVRADTKYTGRKRRPRF, encoded by the exons ATGGCGGGCAGCGGGCGCCGGCCCGAGCACCGGGGGCCGCCCGAGCTG TTCTACGATGAGGCCGAGGCGCGGAAGTACACGCAGAA CTCCCGCGTGGTGGGGGTCCAGTCGCAGATGTCGGAGCGGGCcgtggagctgctggggctgcccggGGACCAGCCGTGCCTCCTCCTGGACGTGGG CTGCGGCTCCGGGCTGAGCGGGGATCACATCTCGGGCGAGGGCCACTGCTGGATCGGCGTGGACATCAGCCCTGCCATGCTGG ATGTGGCGCTGGAGAGGGAGGTGGAGGGAGACCTTCTCCTCGCAGACATGGGTCACGGTGTTCCCTTCAGGCCCGGCATGTTTGACGGCTGTATCAG tatttcTGCAGTGCAGTGGCTTTGTAACGCTGATAAGAAATCACACAGCCCTCCAAAACGCCTTTATCGATTCTTCTCAACGCTTTATACCGCCTTG GCCCGAGGGTCCCGAGCCGTTCTGCAACTGTACCCCGAGAACTCAGAACAG CTGGAGCTCATCACCACCCAAGCCATGAGAGCTGGCTTCACCGGGGGAATGGTGGTAGACTACCCCAACAGCGCCAAAGCCAAGAA GTTCTTCCTTTGTCTCTTTGTGGGGACATCTGGCACATTACCAAAG GGCCTTGGTACTGAGTGTGCTGAGGGAGAAGACATGCGCCAGGCGAAGTTCACCAATGAGAG GACACGGTTCAGGAATGTCAAGGGCAAGTCTGTGAAGAAGAGCCGGGACTGGATCCTTGAGAAGAAGGAGCGTAGGCGACGGCAGGGCAA GGAGGTGCGGGCAGATACGAAATACACAGGTCGGAAGCGTCGCCCTCGCTTCTGA
- the DNAJC30 gene encoding dnaJ homolog subfamily C member 30, mitochondrial — translation MERAALGRLRRLLLRLPRAPRRRAGGGGGAARARHDLYEVLGVPATATAAQIKTAYYEQSFRYHPDRNAGSATAAARFAAVSEAYRVLGSAALRRQYDRGLLGAPRPPGRPPAAAATAAPARPPARPAARAGPGSGPPLFDFDAFYRAHYGEQLERERLLRARREQMRLRREEAAAHGFSRTLSNLSIGLFLLLGFVLLHGLK, via the coding sequence ATGGAGCGGGCGGCGCTGGGCCGCCTGCGGCGCCTCCTGCTGCGGCTCccccgggccccgcggcggcgggcgggcggcggcggcggggctgcgagGGCTCGCCACGACCTGTACGAGGTGCTGGGAGTGCCGGCCACGGCCACGGCGGCGCAGATCAAGACGGCGTACTACGAGCAGTCCTTCCGCTACCACCCCGACCGCAACGCCGGCAgcgccaccgccgccgcccgctTTGCCGCCGTCAGCGAGGCCTACCGGGTGCTGGGCAGCGCCGCCCTCCGCCGCCAGTACGACCGCGGCCTCCtcggcgccccccggcccccaggccgcccccccgccgccgctgccaccgccgccccggcgcggcccccggcccgccctGCCGCCCGCGCGGGGCCTGGCTCCGGCCCGCCGCTCTTCGACTTCGACGCCTTCTACCGGGCGCACTACGGGGAACAGCTGGAGCGGGAGCGACTGCTGCGGGCACGGCGAGAGCAGATGCGCCtccgccgggaggaggcggccgcCCACGGGTTCTCCCGGACCCTCTCCAACCTCTCGATTGGGCTCTTCTTACTCCTCGGTTTTGTGCTCCTCCACGGCCTCAAGTGA